One genomic window of Monodelphis domestica isolate mMonDom1 chromosome 1, mMonDom1.pri, whole genome shotgun sequence includes the following:
- the LOC100027094 gene encoding protocadherin beta-2-like, whose protein sequence is MTPQQRQVLFLFVLLGVTGTASKLEQFSVVEEMERGSLVANVAKGLGLEDGELSNRGARVAFKGNKEYLQLHPKTGDLFLREKLDREKLCGPTEPCELPFQILLENPFQVVRAELRVQDINDHAPVFLDTEIILKISEITSTGTVFLLENAQDLDVGNNSLQNYTISPNSHFNIQIRGDAEGRKYPELVLDKVLDREEQHEFRLTLTAVDGGVPPKSGTAQILVLVMDSNDNAPVFSQSRYDVQIPEDSPINSLVVAVSAKDLDTGNNAEISYSLFRASQSIRKTFQLNEKSGELRLKQKLDFETCQSYTIDIQATDGGGLSGKCTVLVLVKDLNDNPPELTMSSLTTSIPENLPETAIAVFSVSDLDAGENGKIVCSIQDDLPFALKPSVENFYTLVTKGALDRESRNEYNITITIADLGFPRLKTEHNITIHISDINDNPPVFTQTTYKLYLQENNSPALHIGSVSAKDRDSGINAKVTYSLLPPENGDLPLFSYISINSDNGHLYALRSLDYETIQVFQFTVTATDGGSPSLSSQALVQVVVQDMNDNSPFVLYPLQNGTAPCNDLVPRTAEPGYLVTKVVAVDRDWGQNSWLSYQLLKATDPGLFTVWAHNGEVRTARPISDRDAIKQRLLVLVKDNGQPPLSTAATLNVLLVDGFSEPYMQFPNAPKEPIESESLTLYLIISLVSVSFLFLVSIILFITIGLWKRKKGEGNDYFPSSVPFPSYLGDVSGTGTLSQSYQYEVCLTSGSGTNEFKFLKPIITNFPLQKSGSGTEENQTS, encoded by the coding sequence ATGACTCCGCAACAAAGGcaagttctctttctctttgttctactGGGTGTGACTGGGACGGCTTCAAAGCTGGAGCAGTTTTCCGTAGtggaggagatggagagaggcTCCTTGGTGGCCAATGTGGCAAAAGGCTTGGGTCTGGAGGACGGGGAATTGTCAAATCGGGGGGCCAGGGTCGCTTTCAAAGGGAATAAAGAGTACTTACAGCTGCATCCTAAAACCGGGGACCTATTCCTGAGAGAGAAACTAGATCGGGAGAAGCTGTGCGGCCCCACCGAGCCCTGTGAGCTGCCTTTCCAGATCTTACTGGAAAACCCTTTTCAGGTCGTTCGCGCTGAGCTTAGGGTACAAGACATTAATGATCATGCGCCAGTTTTCCTAGACACTGAGATAATCCTAAAAATTTCCGAAATCACCTCCACTGGTACTGTGTTTCTATTAGAAAATGCTCAAGATTTAGATGTAGGAAACAACAGTCTTCAGAACTACACTATCAGCCCCAACTCTCATTTCAATATTCAAATTCGAGGGGATGCAGAGGGCAGGAAATACCCAGAGCTCGTACTGGATAAAGTCCTGGATCGGGAGGAGCAGCATGAATTTAGATTAACTCTTACTGCAGTGGATGGGGGAGTTCCACCCAAATCTGGGACTGCCCAAATCCTGGTGCTGGTTATGGACAGCAATGACAATGCTCCTGTGTTCTCTCAGTCCCGGTATGATGTTCAAATTCCTGAGGATAGCCCTATTAATTCCCTCGTTGTTGCAGTCTCAGCTAAAGATTTAGATACAGGAAATAACGCAGAAATATCCTATTCGTTGTTCCGTGCCTCTCAAAGCATTCGTAAAACTTTCCAATTAAATGAAAAATCTGGAGAACTTCGTCTAAAACAGAAACTGGATTTTGAAACATGTCAGTCTTATACAATAGATATTCAGGCCACAGATGGTGGAGGCCTTTCAGGCAAATGTACTGTACTTGTTCTAGTGAAGGATTTAAACGACAATCCCCCCGAGCTGACTATGTCCTCACTTACCACCTCTATCCCAGAGAACTTGCCTGAGACAGCCATTGCCGTTTTCAGCGTTTCAGATCTGGatgctggggaaaatggaaagatagTTTGCTCCATCCAGGATGATCTTCCCTTTGCCCTAAAACCTTCTGTTGAGAACTTCTATACATTGGTAACAAAGGGAGCACTGGACAGAGAGAGCAGAAATGAATATAACATTACTATTACAATCGCAGATTTGGGGTTCCCAAGACTCAAAACTGAACACAATATCACTATACATATCTCTGACATCAATGATAACCCTCCAGTGTTTACTCAGACAACCTACAAACTGTACCTCCAGGAGAACAACAGTCCTGCCCTCCACATTGGCAGTGTTAGTGCCAAGGATAGAGACTCAGGAATCAATGCCAAAGTCACTTACTCCCTGCTGCCCCCAGAGAATGGAGACCTGCCTCTCTTCTCCTACATCTCCATCAACTCTGACAATGGCCATCTCTATGCTCTGAGGTCCCTGGATTATGAAACCATCCAAGTTTTCCAGTTCACAGTGACAGCAACTGATGGTGGTTCCCCATCTCTGAGCAGCCAGGCTTTGGTTCAAGTTGTGGTACAGGATATGAATGACAACTCTCCCTTTGTGCTGTACCCCTTGCAGAATGGCACAGCTCCCTGCAATGACCTGGTACCCAGGACTGCAGAGCCAGGTTACCTGGTCACTAAGGTTGTGGCTGTGGATAGAGACTGGGGACAGAATTCCTGGCTTTCCTACCAGCTGCTCAAGGCCACAGATCCAGGACTCTTCACTGTGTGGGCCCACAATGGGGAAGTTCGAACAGCAAGACCCATCAGTGACAGAGATGCCATCAAGCAGAGGCTCCTGGTTCTGGTGAAGGACAATGGGCAGCCTCCTCTGTCCACAGCAGCCACCCTGAATGTTCTCCTGGTGGATGGCTTCTCTGAGCCCTATATGCAGTTCCCAAATGCACCCAAGGAACCAATCGAGTCGGAGTCCCTCActctttatttgattatttctctGGTTTCAGTGTCTTTTCTATTTCTGGTCTCTATTATCCTGTTTATCACCATAGGACtgtggaaaagaaagaagggtgaAGGAAATGATTACTTTCCATCCAGTGTCCCCTTCCCAAGTTATTTGGGGGATGTTAGTGGTACTGGGACCTTGTCTCAAAGTTACCAGTATGAAGTGTGTCTGACCAGTGGTTCAGGGACAAATGAGTTCAAGTTCTTGAAGCCAATTATTACCAACTTCCCTCTTCAGAAATCTGGGAGTGGCACAGAGG